The Candidatus Tanganyikabacteria bacterium region CCGTTCTTGGATCGCCCCACAAGCACCTCCAGGATCAACGCAGGAAGGGAAGATCCGGCGATTGTGATCTTGGATAAACCGGCTGTCAAGCGACGGTTTGGATCTCAGTCAATGGGAGACTGTTTAGTTATGTATTTCTACCACACAATCGTGCAACAATCACCGCTTCTCGAGAACGATGAGCCCCTTCCCGAACAGCGCGCGCCGGCGGACGAGGTCGCGCAACGGGGCGTAGGCCTCGGTCGAGATGTCGCGAGCCAGGAAGCGCGTGGCCGCGTCGAACACGATGCGGCCGTCCCCGGTCGGCTCGTACGAGCCGTGGAACTGGGCCTGCGGGAGGGCGACGCGTTCGGTCGCCGGCACGTGGCGCACGCGGTAGCCCGGCGGGAGCTTGATCTCGCTTCTTTGCGAGTGGGCCGCGAGCGAGTCCCACCACATGGGAAACGTGCGGCTCTCGCGCTCGAAGCTCTCCATGTCGGGGGCGTAGCCGGGGATCCGGAAGATCAGCAGGTCGCCGGCCCGGTCGGCGAGATCGGCGGCCCGGTAGGAGTAGCGCACTTCCAGGGGAGTGCCCAGGTCCTCGGGATCGGAGACGTGGAAGGACAGCAACCGGGCGTTGGTGGCCTCGTCCGCGACGCGCGCCTCGAAGTGCTCCCGCATGCGGGTGGGCGAGAGAGCCTGGTAGGTGCCGCGACTCGCGCTGTCCTGCAAGCCGCTGAACGTCTGCATGACCGACACCGTGGCCCCGCCGGCCGGGTCAAGCTCGACGATCCGGCGGGTGTGCCGCTCGTTGTTCGGCGCGGCGCCAAGCGGCACCTCGGCGAACTCCTGGCCGTCCGGCTTGACCACCAGCGCCAGGGTGCCCTGGTCCATTGCGGGCAGGGTGCCAAAGCGCACCGTCTTGCCGACGTTGTCGAGGAAGGTCAGGCCGCCGGGCAGTTCGGCCGCGACGATGCAATGGTTGAACTGGTAGACGCTCGGCGACTCCTTGACCACCGGGCCGCGACCGGAGGTGCGGATCAGCGCGTGGTGGGCCTTGATTCCCGCCGCCGCAAGCAGCGCCAGCAGCAGCGTCGAGCCGCCCTTGCAGTCGCCGTACTGCGCCTCGAGCACGTCGTCGGCCGACTGCGTCTCGTAGCCCGTGTAGTTCATGTCCACGTACACGTAGCGGATGTTGCGCACGACCCAGTGGTAGATGGCGCGGGCCTTGTCCTCGGGGGAGTCGAGGCCCCTGGTCAGCTTGGCGGCCAGGGCCCGGATCCGCGGCGAGGGCTTCGCCTTGCCGGCGTTGACCCGCCGCCACCAGGCACCCACCGCCTCCCAGGACGGCTGCGTCGTCACCCAGACCGACGGCAGGACTTCGAGCGAGGGCGGCATGTTGGCCTCGGTCAGCGTGTAGCCGATGTCGCGCACTTCC contains the following coding sequences:
- a CDS encoding DUF3857 domain-containing protein — protein: PEAELLAALAEARAATRYPDAAIEKLRTERRVDVAGDGSYVETIRDVTRILNKRGQEGWSEGSEGYDSRNQDLHLDWARTLAPGGKILAVAPNAVKDTAPFADYPSYDVYRLKTWTFPATEPGAVVDYRATLRARRPMLEKDFADVAYLGQFQPTRHLRYTVSLPKGRPLYHLVRHARPEWPVSFSRREAGQRVEYTWEVRDIGYTLTEANMPPSLEVLPSVWVTTQPSWEAVGAWWRRVNAGKAKPSPRIRALAAKLTRGLDSPEDKARAIYHWVVRNIRYVYVDMNYTGYETQSADDVLEAQYGDCKGGSTLLLALLAAAGIKAHHALIRTSGRGPVVKESPSVYQFNHCIVAAELPGGLTFLDNVGKTVRFGTLPAMDQGTLALVVKPDGQEFAEVPLGAAPNNERHTRRIVELDPAGGATVSVMQTFSGLQDSASRGTYQALSPTRMREHFEARVADEATNARLLSFHVSDPEDLGTPLEVRYSYRAADLADRAGDLLIFRIPGYAPDMESFERESRTFPMWWDSLAAHSQRSEIKLPPGYRVRHVPATERVALPQAQFHGSYEPTGDGRIVFDAATRFLARDISTEAYAPLRDLVRRRALFGKGLIVLEKR